The following nucleotide sequence is from Bactrocera oleae isolate idBacOlea1 chromosome 2, idBacOlea1, whole genome shotgun sequence.
AATGATAGTCGCATTGATCAACGGTGATGAGCTTCGTCTGATACTTAATAGCGCCTGAAGCAATGGCCCATTGTGCCTTCAAGCTGATCCATGACATGGTAATTACGCTCACCACGCCGCCAGTTAAAGCGCTCTGCAGatgtttcaaaaacatttaattataaatttatgtgaATAAATAGGTTTTTTGATTTTCGCCTACGTTGCCGCTGATCCATGGCATAAATATTCCAATGGTAAATATGCCGAAGAGCGGACCATTAGTGATGGCCTCCAAGCTCATAGTCAACTGCAACACAGTTCCCATGTGTTCGACTACGTAGACCAGGCAGACGCATAGCGCACCCATGCACACCACAACCGATCTCATGATCCAATTTATCGCCTTATCGGATAGCGGCCGTTTCACAAATGGTTTGACAAAATCCTCCAGCACCACAGCAGACATTGAGTTCAAGCATGTAGAAAGCGAGCTTAGTGCGGCGCTGAATACTCCAGCGATAAATAACCCCGTAAGCCCCGGATAATCACCCAATGTATCCATGACGAAAAGGGGCAGTAGCTGATCGCGTGCCTTGGCCAGCTGCAATGGACCGCATTTACTAATTTTCTAATATAACTAATGTAAAGCGTTGTCTCGCACCTTTGTAGTGAGCGGATCACAATTCTTGTACGTGGCGTAAATTAACAAACCATTGTAGCCACAAAGCGCCATCATGACCAGCACGccagaacaaaaaataaacaaagccaGGCGAGCTGCACGCAAGGTTGGCAAAGCAAGATAGCGTTGAATCATATTCTGTGAGACCGCATTCGTTTGGGTCCAATAGAAGACGCCACCAATGAGCTGAGACCAGAGCGTATGACGCACCGTGGGGTTTAAACTCAAGCTATTAGAATGAAACAAAAATGGTATTAAGTAAAATCTTGGcttgaatatatacatactcggGTCCTTCGATACGATTCGTTTCCCAGGCACTTTTTAGCACCACACCTGCGCCGCCAATGTCGTGACTTCCTTTGACGGCTACCAGTATCAGAGCGCCTACCATCGACACCGTTTGCACCACATCCGTCCACACAACGGCTCTAATACCGCCCTAAACACAACGAGGCTATCTTTACTACTTCACTTTACtagatacaaataattttatctaGTTCTAATTCTCACCAAACTGGTATAAAAGATACAGATAATGCAGACGATGGGCGTTATGGTGTGCACAGCGACTCCGGTCACCTGATTGAAAGCTAAGGCGGGCACATATATTACAATTGGTAAATAAGCCACCTAAGTGATTAAACGGATATTATTCTTCTCAATTATTGGGCTTTAAGCTTACTCACGTTCATAATAGCAAACATTACGGATCCATACATGCGTAGACGACGATCGAAGCGGCTCTCCAGATACTGAAATTATTATGTAATAACATGTTTTGTTTTAGAGACACATAAAACGGTTATATCTGTGTTGGCAGAAAGTTTATATGCAATATTTAAGGACCTTCCTCTACTCTATAATATACAGCTTTAGTTTACTTCACTGTAAGAGTGGGCGATGACAAAGAATCAGACCTCATCGGACTAGACAGCATCATTCAATTATGATCTCTTCTAGCAAATTAAATAGAATTTGTGGTCAGCAATTTATTTCGAACAAAAACACTTTGTAGAGAGTCCACATATGCCAAGCAGTAAAACAAATCGAGATATTTAAAGAGCTTAGATGAGAGTCTGGCTGGTAATGCCTCATAAAATTGTAATTCTAATTCCCTAAAGTCCCTTTGTAACATATACGTTTACTCATAATTATGTAATCGCATCGTGGAGTAGCGGAACAGAGGCCAACACACGAGAGTTCAAATACGACGCACACGTGCTCCTCGTCGCTCATTTAATGAACTTGCTTCAAGTGAATCAACATGTTGCACTGATTTTCATTCACAAACCAACGAAAGTTCAATTAGCGTTCACAGCGCTTACACTCTGTGTAAGTTCCAGTATTTATAGAGACTAGGTATACCATTTTCTAtgacgcacaaacacacactacATTTGTTTACCCAAACACAATGCTAAACCGTGTGCGTcaaataattgaattgaattaaatCTTTTGCTTTATGAATGCTGCATTTCACATGTGttcgtgagtgtgtgtgtgtctatgtaCCGTAAATAGCTGGCCCTCTTCTTAGATATTTCAACATAAACACTCACCTCATATGTCGATGTGATGTTCAACTGATGAAAGACGGGCAGGTAAAATACACCCATCACTACGCCCATTGCAATCACGCCCAGAGAGACATACAAATATTGGACGCCATAGGAGTAGACCTCCGTCGGTAAACCCAACAAGGTAATGCCAGAAATGAAGCTCGCCACTAAAGAAAGTGCAATGGGCAGTATGAGCATGTTGCGACCGCCCATTAGATAGTCGGACTCGGAAAGACTGCGATTCATGAAGCCAAAATAGATGCCGATCATTATGCAGATCACAAACATGGCTATAAAGACGCCATAGTCAGGCCACGAAAAGCGCTGTAGCTTCGCGATAATATCGTCTATGTCCGTCATTGTGACTGAACGGAGTTTTTGACGATTACACAAGAAGTATGGGCTCTTGAACGATCGCGCTGGACTCTTGACTGTAGGTTACCGTGTTACAGCTATTTACTTTAAGTTGggcaaatttattaattaaaattattaatatggcGCCGCAACATTGCTTCACTCTAAAATCGAATTCCGAATTTAAGCGCACTTAAACCGCATTCGTCCGCACCTATCACAGCTTGATTGCTTACTGAGCTTCCCAGTAGCGCCTTTGCTATTATCATTTAAGCTTCGTCATTGATGAGTGAGTGATGTCAGTAGAAGTTCCCTACATCAGTGACATTGTAAGACCAATTtggataaaatattttccattctcacaacaacaaatgcatatCCATTAGGGGCGTTCTTCCAAACAACCACCGTGGGAGCATAGTATGGCACCCAATTTCGGAAGTGACCAGTGATCCAATATAAATCTGTATGTTGTTGTCACTAACACACACAACATtaggtttataaataaattgcataatATTGAAGCTTAATTTCATACGCAACGGTCTTATTGTGCTTAAGTTAATGATGTTTAAGCGCACTGAAGTGATtcaacaaatacacaaaatgtAGGTGTTGTGATATTCTGGGTTCTCACTTTAGCTTACATATGTGTAGTTTTGTTATTTATCTTTTGGGTCGCTACTCAAGAACCCGTAAGGAAATATGCACTAAAATGATTGCTGCAGCGTCGATGCTTTGTAGAGAACATTTGAACTTGTAAGCTCATTTCGACTCGTTGGACGTGATTTCTTCACAATTTGTAACGTTCCTCGataaattgcaattaaatttttttaaaaataattttggcatTTGTATGCGCTTATTTCACACCCACCATCGTCCGAGCGATAGTAGCCCGCCAAACAAATATTACCGCAATAGTCGTTATTCAATCTTTTAaatcctgaacagagtatattaagtttgccacgaagtctgtaacacccagaaggaaacgtctgagaccctataaactatatacataaatgatcagcatgatgagctgagttgatttagatatgaccgtctgtctgtccgtccgtcagtatatatacaaactgttcttttctcactaagaaactgctcatttgtcggaacggccgatatcgcaccactatagcgtatagctgccatacaaactgaacaatcgtaatcaagtacttgtatggctaactcttttatttgccgagatatcttcacgaaatttggcatggattattatgtGAGGCAATAatccaatctccgaaaaatgaattaatattttataaacatttgtatatgtattgtacatatatatgtctcAGCAAACAGGCTCATTCAAATATGAAATGTTGAGCTGATCTACAATTATAGATGGTAAAGGCACCATCTAACACGCCACTAAAcggatttattatattttcacttgGAGAACCGATCCCGTCTAATCTGGTTTGGAGACCAAATGGGCTCAATTTGAGCACATGTAATACGTCGTGGAAACGTCTCAAATTGTTATGCTTGCAGTTATAAatgtacatttgtgtgtgtatatacttactgtatatgtatatatagaataagcatctatgtatataagcatatttaacttccaaTGTCTTTCCGTCAACCTAGAAGATGCATCAAATTGGGTAAAATTATATATCCGCGTAGTTAGTTCCAAATAAATTTCACCACTAATACGTGATGGCACATGTAAATCAGTGGCGCGTCACACTATTGCTGCAGTGCCGCACCGTTGATTTGTTGATTGTTGCTAATTTGTAGAGATTTActtaagcaataaaatattttttcaatgaatGGACTGTCTTTCGATGCACTTGAACTTCATCCTTCGATTTCAAgctgaaaataaaatgaagtacgatcgcacatatgtatgcatttacatatgtatgtgcttatatactatacatattgcGTTTTATATTAGGTCTAATTGAAGATCTTAGGTGAAAAATAATAGCATCAGCAAGCGATAGCCATTCAAACACCTTTTTTTACTACCaaagaatatatgtaaatgaatatatttctaatatatcaACAGTCAAGTCCACTAGTTATAAAGAAGCTAGTTATAAACCAATCTGAAGCAAGGTAGTGAGCCGacggttcagggtataatataaAATCTAGTTGGTATTTGTGAAATTGCGAAATTGTAATTCTTTGCTTAGACGGTTGAATCTAGAtgtttattcatatttcatatttgcaGAAGTTTGGAGAttctaaaatacatatgtacatagctgtgcatataatatatggtatatgtttgtatgtgacCGCATGCATCatcatttctttttaattttttccttctGTAGAATTATTGTGGCGCCTCGAATCGCCATACCAATTATCACAGAATTGGGATTGCCAGAAATGGGCGTTGGTAATACACTTGCATCGATTACACGCATATTGTCAATTCCGTGGACCCTAGAAGAAACGCGCAGATAATTAAAATGTGTATTCAAGACGTagcttaattatatatgtagctATGTCGGACACCCACTTGAACTGAGAATCCACGACACTGTTATTTGCTGCTGTGCCCATTACACAAGTTCCGCCTGGATGATGTGACCCCAGCCCCACATATCTGTGCGAAaacaaaacatatgtatgttggtaaCATGTTATATATTCGTAATGTACAATATTAAAATGCAATTGGAATTTACACACCTTATTACACACTCCAAATACCTGTCTGTCGGCATATTTTCCACAAAATCTTTCTCCGTTGGTCCATACTTTTTGCACTCATCAATCTTGGGCCAATGGATGCGCGGATTTAGGGAAGCAAAGCTTGCCGACTTCATGACCTCCACGGCCGCGCGTATAGCGCGAATCGTACAGTCAATATCACCGGCCTCCCGTAGATAGTTCGGATCGATAATTGGTTTCCAACGGGTATTGGGTATCCTGATAGAAACAGTGCCACGTGATTTCGGCTGCAGACAAGTGGATATCAGCACAAATCCCTCCTGTGAACTATTGTGATAACGGGGAAAGAGTGCACGAAAATACTCCTGTTTAAAATTGGAAATTGACATTAAAGCACTTTCTTCCACCGCGCCAACACCAAAAAAAGTCAAACCAAAGCTATCCTCGTAGCTGGAATCGATGTGACCCAAAACACCGAAATTACCCAAATGACCATAGCCGTTTATCAAATAGTTCAAAATTTGGAGGGGATTAAGCAGGGAGCGTTGATTTAGTGTTGGGCCCACCGTATCAATGGATACAAAAAGTGGCAGATTAAGATGATCGTGTAGATTTTCGCCCACCAATGGTAATTGTAACTGTTGCCGCATACCCAATGTTTCAAACAGAGTGGCATCGCCAATACCAGACGCCAGTAGTATTTGTGGAGATTGATAAGCGCCGGCGCAAAGTATCACCTCACATTGCACATCTACACTGAAAACATACTCCTCATGATTTTTCTTGTCCATCACGCCAACTAAAATAGTCTGCACCTCACTCTTTTCTTCGTCGATGTAAACGAGGTTCAATCGTTTTAAATACGCATTGGTAAGCGTAAAGAGATTACGACGCTTGAGAGACGGCaacaaaaattgatgaaatacaTTGTGACGCAGcccatttttaattgtataccGAGCACGTCGAAACCGCCAATTTTTTCTCGAAAATTCCTTTTTCAAATTGTATAGAGCCTCCGTTATTTTCGAATAGTCCGATGATATCTCTAAAAGAGAATGAGTCTGTGTACGAACCGCAGTTAGGAAAGGTCGTATGTCCTTCCATCGCCAATCAGTCAAATTGTGTCTACTGCTCCATCTTTCAAAATCACGAGGTTCTCCATCGAAATGCAGCATATAATTCAACATGGAAGAACCACCAAGTCCTTTACCACGAGGCAAGTACTGCCGCTAAGAATAATTGAGACATTTAACGCCAACTGAATACTTATTCACCTACTTACCTGTTCTCCAAGTCCGCGCGAAGAATAAACCTGGGGTTCTGATAGAAATCCCCAATCGTTCAGACCTTTTTGCTGGAAAGTGGTCAACAAAGGTATTTTACTCAACAAACCAAATGAATCCCCCGCTTCAATGAGCAGCACCGTTGAGGTTGGACTATGCTTGGCGAGCAATGAAGCCACCACTGAACCCGCAGTTCCAGCaccaactattttttttttagtttattttgtaaatgtttCAATGTCAAGTTCtaatgcatatatgcatatataggtataatgcGTATAAATAACTCACCCACTATGTAGTCGAAAGCGTAGCCCGCTTGAGGGCTTAGCTCATTTGGTGTGTTATCGCCAAACAACGAAACAAATGTAAACCACAAAAAAGCCAAAAAGGCGATGACAATGGCACCGAgatacaaaatttctttaagtaaaacgtatacatttttaatagatACATGTACtatttgaatatgtatgtatatttttcatcaaGCAAGTCTTTTTACATACGCTGAAAATGCATTATATTTTTGCTCCAAATGTTTACTATTGCCAccaatttcttttttacaacTAATAGAGAAAACGCCACACTTGAAGACTATCACTGTGAGAACCAGCAGATATGCAGAGTGGTTGCGGGGAAAAACTGCTGTAATCCAATTACATACCGCTTTCTTTATTGGGTCATAGTAGAGCATATTTACACGCTAATGAGGGGTGGAAAATAGTGCATTGATAAAACTAATAACACAATTCTATAGATTTGTCCAAATTACTTTCAAATTCTGCAAGttcaatttaaattcatatgtatTTGTCACGATTTCGGGAAATCATAGAAATATTCTTAGAAATGAAAACAAGACATTTAAGAAATGAAATATTCGACTTATAACTAAACCCCCATAACACGCTTTGTCCCCAACTTAAGCCTTCATCATCTCAATATCCTCCAACGTTGCGCCTTCTTCCAGTTTCTTTTCAAGCTCGCGAGCATCAACATAAGTGATTTCTTCTTCGGGCAGATCTTCATCCATTAGTGCAGCTTCTAGTGATTCTTCTTCCGCGCGACGTTCTTTGAGACCAGCAGCTGGAGAACGAATTAAAGATATGTTGCGCTGTACGTCTTTCACATCCATCTGTATTTCCACTTCACGGCCCTTGCGCAAACGTTGCAAAACAAAATTGTCTTGGCGACGTTCCTTTATTTCAGTAACCTTCTTAATGGCATCAAGTGTTTTCTGCCAAGCTTCGCGACTGTATTTAACTGGGACATTACGACGTTTCTCGAATTCGAAACTGGGATCGATGGCCAGCTCTTTGCCAGCTGCCTTTCGGTGAGCCTTTGTCCAGCGTACTTTACGTGGGT
It contains:
- the bumpel gene encoding sodium-coupled monocarboxylate transporter 1; its protein translation is MTDIDDIIAKLQRFSWPDYGVFIAMFVICIMIGIYFGFMNRSLSESDYLMGGRNMLILPIALSLVASFISGITLLGLPTEVYSYGVQYLYVSLGVIAMGVVMGVFYLPVFHQLNITSTYEYLESRFDRRLRMYGSVMFAIMNVAYLPIVIYVPALAFNQVTGVAVHTITPIVCIICIFYTSLGGIRAVVWTDVVQTVSMVGALILVAVKGSHDIGGAGVVLKSAWETNRIEGPDLSLNPTVRHTLWSQLIGGVFYWTQTNAVSQNMIQRYLALPTLRAARLALFIFCSGVLVMMALCGYNGLLIYATYKNCDPLTTKLAKARDQLLPLFVMDTLGDYPGLTGLFIAGVFSAALSSLSTCLNSMSAVVLEDFVKPFVKRPLSDKAINWIMRSVVVCMGALCVCLVYVVEHMGTVLQLTMSLEAITNGPLFGIFTIGIFMPWISGNSALTGGVVSVITMSWISLKAQWAIASGAIKYQTKLITVDQCDYHFDGTGLSMSPANMTDLNAAANEIFPLYRISYMWFTCLGTLITIFIAILYSCLAGGHDTKSVDAELLTPCIRKYVRSRDEYVKKTHTNDIPLKMRVGADEVAL
- the ninaG gene encoding neither inactivation nor afterpotential protein G, which encodes MHFQQILYLGAIVIAFLAFLWFTFVSLFGDNTPNELSPQAGYAFDYIVVGAGTAGSVVASLLAKHSPTSTVLLIEAGDSFGLLSKIPLLTTFQQKGLNDWGFLSEPQVYSSRGLGEQRQYLPRGKGLGGSSMLNYMLHFDGEPRDFERWSSRHNLTDWRWKDIRPFLTAVRTQTHSLLEISSDYSKITEALYNLKKEFSRKNWRFRRARYTIKNGLRHNVFHQFLLPSLKRRNLFTLTNAYLKRLNLVYIDEEKSEVQTILVGVMDKKNHEEYVFSVDVQCEVILCAGAYQSPQILLASGIGDATLFETLGMRQQLQLPLVGENLHDHLNLPLFVSIDTVGPTLNQRSLLNPLQILNYLINGYGHLGNFGVLGHIDSSYEDSFGLTFFGVGAVEESALMSISNFKQEYFRALFPRYHNSSQEGFVLISTCLQPKSRGTVSIRIPNTRWKPIIDPNYLREAGDIDCTIRAIRAAVEVMKSASFASLNPRIHWPKIDECKKYGPTEKDFVENMPTDRYLECVIRYVGLGSHHPGGTCVMGTAANNSVVDSQFKVHGIDNMRVIDASVLPTPISGNPNSVIIGMAIRGATIILQKEKIKKK
- the RpL24-like gene encoding probable ribosome biogenesis protein RLP24 encodes the protein MRIETCYFCSSKVYPGHGIQFVRNDCKIFRFCRSKCHRAFKRKKNPRKVRWTKAHRKAAGKELAIDPSFEFEKRRNVPVKYSREAWQKTLDAIKKVTEIKERRQDNFVLQRLRKGREVEIQMDVKDVQRNISLIRSPAAGLKERRAEEESLEAALMDEDLPEEEITYVDARELEKKLEEGATLEDIEMMKA